A DNA window from Salvelinus sp. IW2-2015 linkage group LG4q.1:29, ASM291031v2, whole genome shotgun sequence contains the following coding sequences:
- the LOC111961729 gene encoding tenascin-like — protein MSTKSILGCLFLTLLFSLCQSGLVRKILRHKRATLTAPGGDNITLPSADQPVIFNHVYNINVPASSLCSVDLDAPGSTSLEPQDAVPPSGLHTTEHTMDGQNQIVFTHRINIPQQACACTEGFPDLKDLLSRLEMLEGELSTLRDQCTTGESGFCSAQPVTGEVGTKPYCNGRGNYSADTCGCICKPGWKGPNCTESECPNDCQDQGRCVDGKCICFEGFGGNDCLLEVCKVDCGENGQCIGGVCICAEGFTGEDCSQTDCLNNCLGRGKCVDEECVCEEPWTGSDCSELICPNDCYDRGRCVNGTCYCEEGFTGEDCGETTCPSDCMSHGFCVDGQCVCSSGYTGEDCSKLTCPGDCNNRGTCFNGMCICDAGYQGEDCSQLACPNNCHNRGQCVNGQCHCDVGYQGEDCSELSCPNNCLNRGRCVNGMCVCDEGFGGEDCSIKTCPSDCYGRGDCVDGQCVCYAGFTGEDCSELSCPNNCLNRGRCVDGQCVCDEGFTGEDCSEKRCPNDCLGQGYCVDGKCACQDSYAGDDCSGLTCPDNCNNRGRCVNGKCICEEGYVGDNCGDLSCLNNCQDKGRCVNGQCLCDEGYIGEDCSEVSPPKDLTVTEVTTETVDLTWNNEMLVTEYLITYVPNGPGGLYQEFTVGGDKTAATVSELEPGIEYLINVYAILSNKKSIPISARVATYLPEPEGLKFKSVRETSIEVLWDQLDIPFDAWELYIRNTKEESGKTLTTLPSSQTLYEQSGLGPGQEYEVSVGVIKNNTRGPQSTKIITTRIDGPRQVEVRDVTDSSGFVTWFHPVAQVDGVTVSYGPSSDPTERTSVDLSTTDKQYSIDSLSPDTEYQVSLVSRRGNSTSDPVTEIFTTDLDAPKDLQPLGQTDNSVTLEWRNSRADVDSYRVKYSPISGGSHGEEVFPRGSGDNTQATITGLKPGTEYGIGVTAMKNERESLPATTNAATNLDGPKDLEVSESTETSMTLVWKRPRAKIPVYRLVYISKDGRREEVEVPGTATSYNLNNLTPGMMYTITLVAERGSKKSTPATLSASTASFTFYIANPVPELTTPIGSEDNIISFVSLDPSDPDLQISGMGLELEDKLGELTVSVVTSEGFELSWEPKAHVVYDSYILECRDTLGLWDVKEVHLHGDAKGSRFQGLRESTEYRVKLYGVSNSQRSSPLEAVTVTAPRSTSTDVVALSVKSAQTTQSPDTGAVHPTVLPLAPLITEGPTSTSLYPTGDIPSGAEPEPEGSSLETLGDLNVTDVSPTSVRLAWSAPDEAFDSFLVEVNALSGMAQAHVTTVPGSARKTLIEGLSPGTRYEVSLYGKVEGEQSLPLHAFANTEELRPVVANLTVSDVTWDSFNVYWTPKDGEFESFVIEVTNLEGGPESENLTLSADAFNLGISGLSPNTLYRIGLYGLHQGSFQEPVYTEVTTVSEPVVGNLYVSNLTSESFSISWNGTEGEFDGYVLEIIDSDWLKEPKEYNISQNAMSHDITGLRPSTDYIAYLTGIVKGSRTHAVSIIASTAAEPDLSRLVVSNVTSDRLSLSWRRGEKAFDNFIVEVRESALPSQAMGRTLPGAARATVMTGLKGSTTYDIKLYASSAGQNTQPLFAVVTTEAVPQLGPIAVSESSPDNFTLSWGTVAGHFDGFVIRVGDPEQLFDTLEFTPSGEVRNITVTGLVDATDYDIELYGISHGRRTPSVLARAVTASLPKVENLTISEITPFGFRVSWRAHHPQQHEGAPSTGGFGHFHIVVSDSGWLLEPQEFTVPGNQSFLDIWGLITGIGYEVRLTGVSSTGLVSRPLTTVAVTEAEPEVEHMFVSDITSDSFRLAWTADEDMFDRFVIKIKDSTKFAHPQEVNVLGDERTKVLTGLTGGTEYEIELYGVTLEQRSQPITGVARTGLGAPRGIHFSEVTESSAIVHWIMPRARVDSYRIIYVPLQGGSPMTVLADGTETQALLPNMFPGVTYQVTIFAGKGLEESDPGAENITTALDRPQALSAVNVTDTTALLLWQPAQATVDGYVITYSADSVTPVMQHVSGNTVEFEMGSLVPATHYTVGVYAMREAQKSGTITTEFTTDVDSPHDLAASNVQTDSATLTWKPPRAAITGYILTFTSPDGTVREVVLSPTATSYSMSELSGSSEYSVRLQAIAGAQRSRHVTNVFTTIGGLYDVP, from the exons ATGAGTACTAAAAGCATTCTAGGCTGCCTCTTCCTGACTCTCCTTTTCAGCCTCTGCCAATCTGGGCTGGTGAGAAAAATACTTAGGCATAAACGGGCGACTCTGACAGCCCCGGGCGGAGACAACATAACCCTCCCCAGTGCTGACCAGCCAGTGATCTTCAACCATGTCTACAACATCAACGTCCCCGCTAGCTCCTTGTGCTCAGTGGACCTGGATGCTCCAGGAAGTACCAGCCTTGAGCCCCAGGACGCAGTTCCGCCATCAGGCCTCCACACCACTGAACATACCATGGATGGGCAGAACCAGATTGTTTTCACCCACCGCATTAACATTCCTCAGCAGGCGTGTGCATGCACCGAAGGGTTCCCGGATTTGAAGGACCTCCTGAGCAGGTTGGAGATGCTGGAGGGAGAGCTGTCCACGCTGAGAGATCAGTGCACTACTGGAGAATCTGGCTTCTGCAGCGCTCAGCCAGTCacag GTGAGGTGGGGACCAAGCCTTACTGCAATGGCCGTGGCAACTACAGTGCAGACACCTGTGGCTGTATTTGCAAGCCTGGCTGGAAGGGACCCAACTGCACTGAGTCTGAATGCCCCAATGACTGCCAGGACCAAGGTCGATGCGTAGACGGGAAATGCATCTGCTTCGAGGGCTTTGGAGGGAACGACTGTTTGCTTGAGGTTTGCAAAGTGGACTGTGGTGAGAACGGACAATGCATTGGCGGGGTCTGCATCTGTGCCGAGGGTTTCACTGGAGAGGACTGTTCTCAGACRGACTGCCTGAACAACTGCCTAGGCCGTGGAAAGTGTGTtgatgaggagtgtgtgtgtgaagagccCTGGACGGGTTCTGACTGCTCGGAACTCATCTGCCCCAACGACTGCTATGACCGTGGACGCTGCGTCAATGGAACCTGCTACTGCGAAGAAGGTTTCACCGGGGAGGACTGTGGGGAGACAACCTGCCCCAGCGACTGCATGAGTCATGGTTTCTGTGTGGACGGCCAGTGTGTCTGCAGCTCTGGCTACACCGGAGAGGACTGCTCCAAGCTCACCTGCCCCGGTGATTGCAACAATAGAGGTACCTGCTTCAATGGCATGTGTATCTGCGATGCTGGCTACCAAGGAGAAGACTGTAGCCAGCTGGCTTGCCCCAACAACTGCCACAACAGGGGGCAGTGTGTCAATGGGCAGTGCCACTGCGACGTAGGCTACCAGGGAGAGGACTGCTCTGAGCTCTCCTGCCCCAATAACTGCCTCAACCGGGGCCGCTGTGTCAACGGAATGTGTGTATGCGATGAAGGCTTTGGTGGAGAGGACTGCAGTATTAAGACCTGCCCCTCGGACTGCTACGGCCGTGGAGACTGTGTGGACGGCCAGTGTGTCTGCTATGCTGGCTTCACTGGTGAGGACTGCAGCGAGCTGAGCTGCCCCAACAACTGCCTGAACCGCGGACGCTGCGTTGACGGGCAGTGCGTCTGCGATGAGGGCTTCACAGGGGAAGACTGCAGTGAGAAGCGCTGTCCCAATGACTGCCTGGGCCAGGGATACTGTGTGGATGGAAAATGTGCCTGCCAGGACAGCTATGCGGGTGACGACTGCTCTGGACTCACCTGCCCTGATAACTGCAACAACAGGGGGCGCTGTGTTAATGGGAAGTGCATTTGTGAGGAGGGATACGTGGGAGACAACTGCGGAGATCTGAGCTGCCTCAACAACTGCCAGGACAAAGGCCGCTGTGTGAATGGACAATGTCTCTGTGATGAGGGATACATCGGAGAAGACTGCTCAGAAG TTTCCCCTCCAAAGGACCTGACTGTAACAGAGGTCACCACTGAGACAGTGGACCTGACCTGGAATAATGAGATGCTGGTGACAGAGTATCTGATCACTTATGTGCCAAATGGTCCTGGGGGTCTGTATCAGGAGTTCACAGTGGGCGGAGACAAGACTGCTGCCACTGTCAGCGAGCTGGAGCCTGGCATCGAGTACCTGATCAACGTCTATGCCATCCTCAGCAACAAGAAGAGCATCCCAATCAGCGCCAGGGTGGCCACAT ATCTGCCAGAACCAGAAGGCTTGAAGTTTAAATCGGTGAGGGAGACCTCAATAGAGGTGCTGTGGGATCAGCTGGACATTCCTTTTGATGCCTGGGAGCTCTACATCCGCAACacg AAAGAGGAGAGTGGGAAGACCCTGACCACCCTTCCATCCTCCCAGACCTTGTATGAGCAGTCCGGGCTTGGTCCTGGTCAGGAGTACGAGGTTTCAGTGGGCGTCATCAAGAACAATACCAGGGGACCTCAGTCTACTAAAATCATCACTACCA GGATTGATGGGCCCAGGCAGGTAGAGGTGCGTGATGTGACAGACAGCTCAGGATTTGTCACCTGGTTCCATCCCGTGGCTCAGGTGGATGGTGTCACCGTGTCCTACGGCCCCAGCTCCGACCCCACAGAGAGGACCAGCGTGGACCTGTCCACCACAGACAAACAGTACAGCATTGACAGCCTCAGCCCGGACACTGAGTACCAGGTGTCCCTGGTCTCCAGGAGGGGAAACAGCACCAGCGATCCAGTCACTGAGATATTCACCACAG ACCTGGACGCTCCCAAGGACCTGCAGCCACTGGGCCAGACAGACAACAGCGTCACACTGGAGTGGAGAAACAGCCGGGCAGACGTTGACAGCTACAGGGTGAAGTACAGCCCTATCTCTGGGGGTTCCCATGGCGAAGAGGTGTTCCCCCGTGGATCAGGAGACAACACTCAGGCAACTATCACTG GATTGAAGCCGGGTACAGAGTACGGAATTGGTGTGACCGCCATGAAGAACGAGAGGGAGAGCCTGCCTGCCACCACAAACGCAGCAACCA ACCTTGATGGGCCCAAGGACTTGGAAGTGAGCGAGTCCACAGAGACCAGCATGACACTGGTGTGGAAGAGACCCCGAGCCAAGATCCCCGTCTACAGGCTGGTGTACATCTCCAAGGATGGccggagggaggaggtggaggtccCTGGAACAGCCACCTCCTACAACCTAAACAACCTGACCCCTGGCATGATGTACACCATCACCCTGGTTGCTGAGAGGGGCTCAAAGAAGAGCACACCTGCCACCCTGTCCGCATCTACAG CCTCTTTCACGTTTTACATAGCCAACCCGGTCCCTGAGCTTACCACTCCCATAGGCTCGGAGGACAATATCATTAGTTTTGTGTCGTTAGACCCCTCTGACCCAGACCTACAGATCTCAGGGATGGGGCTTGAGCTCGAGGATAAGCTGGGAGAGCTGACTGTCTCAGTTGTAACGTCCGAAGGATTTGAACTTTCGTGGGAACCAAAGGCACATGTTGTCTATGATAGTTATATTTTAGAATGTAGAGACACTCTGGGATTATGGGATGTAAAAGAGGTCCATCTCCATGGAGATGCCAAAGGTTCTAGATTTCAAGGCCTGAGGGAATCCACAGAATATCGAGTAAAGCTTTACGGAGTAAGCAATAGCCAAAGATCCTCTCCGCTTGAAGCAGTCACAGTTACAG CACCCAGGTCTACCTCTACTGATGTAGTCGCTCTGAGTGTCAAAAGTGCTCAGACGACACAGTCTCCTGACACAGGAGCTGTTCATCCAACAGTCCTTCCTCTGGCTCCTCTGATCACAGAGGGGCCTACGTctacatctctgtaccccacgggGGACATCCCCTCTGGGGCTGAACCTGAACCAGAGGGCTCCAGCCTGGAGACGCTAGGGGACCTCAATGTCACAGACGTGAGCCCCACTAGCGTGAGGCTAGCCTGGTCAGCCCCAGATGAAGCCTTTGATAGCTTTTTGGTGGAGGTGAATGCTCTGTCAGGGATGGCACAAGCTCATGTGACCACGGTACCAGGAAGTGCCAGGAAGACCCTTATAGAAGGCTTATCCCCTGGGACACGTTATGAGGTTTCGTTGTATGGGAAGGTGGAGGGGGAGCAGTCTCTGCCTCTTCATGCTTTTGCTAATACAG AGGAGCTGAGGCCTGTGGTGGCCAACCTCACAGTCTCTGATGTGACATGGGACAGCTTCAATGTGTACTGGACTCCCAAGGACGGGGAGTTTGAGAGCTTTGTCATTGAGGTGACAAACTTAGAGGGAGGTCCAGAGAGTGAGAACCTCACCCTGTCGGCTGATGCCTTCAACCTGGGCATTTCTGGCCTGAGTCCTAACACTTTGTATAGGATTGGCCTGTACGGGCTCCACCAGGGCTCCTTCCAGGAGCCGGTGTATACTGAAGTCACTACAG TGAGCGAGCCAGTGGTTGGCAATCTGTATGTATCTAATTTAACGTCAGAGAGTTTCTCCATCTCCTGGAATGGCACTGAGGGAGAGTTTGACGGTTATGTCCTGGAGATTATTGATTCAGATTGGCTGAAGGAGccaaaggaatataacatatccCAGAATGCAATGTCTCATGACATCACAGGGCTAAGGCCCAGCACTGACTATATAGCCTACCTCACTGGGATTGTCAAGGGATCACGAACCCATGCTGTCAGTATTATTGCATCAACAG CTGCAGAGCCTGACTTGTCCAGGCTAGTTGTTTCTAACGTTACCTCAGACAGACTTTCACTGTcatggaggaggggggagaaggcttttgataacTTTATAGTAGAAGTCAGAGAGTCTGCTTTGCCCTCGCAGGCCATGGGCCGCACCCTGCCTGGAGCGGCTCGCGCCACAGTTATGACTGGCCTCAAAGGGAGTACAACCTACGACATCAAACTGTACGCTAGCTCCGCTGGACAGAATACACAGCCCCTATTCGCCGTAGTCACCACAG AGGCAGTCCCACAGTTGGGCCCAATAGCTGTGTCCGAATCTAGCCCCGATAACTTCACCCTGTCCTGGGGCACAGTGGCTGGTCACTTTGATGGCTTTGTCATCCGGGTCGGCGACCCTGAACAGCTGTTTGATACACTGGAGTTCACGCCGTCTGGCGAGGTCCGTAACATTACAGTCACTGGCCTAGTGGACGCCACTGACTATGACATTGAACTGTACGGTATTTCTCATGGGCGCCGCACCCCGTCCGTTTTAGCCCGTGCCGTCACAG CATCATTACCCAAAGTGGAAAACTTGACCATTTCGGAGATCACCCCATTCGGCTTCCGCGTGTCCTGGAGGGCACATCATCCTCAACAACATGAAGGGGCTCCCTCTACTGGTGGCTTTGGCCACTTTCACATAGTGGTGTCAGACTCAGGCTGGCTACTGGAACCTCAGGAGTTCACTGTCCCTGGCAACCAGAGCTTCTTGGACATTTGGGGCCTGATCACTGGCATAGGCTATGAGGTCAGGCTGACTGGGGTATCCAGTACTGGGCTGGTCTCCCGCCCACTGACCACAGTGGCTGTGACAG AGGCTGAGCCAGAAGTGGAGCACATGTTTGTCTCGGACATCACTTCAGACAGTTTCCGCCTGGCCTGGACCGCAGATGAAGACATGTTTGATAGATTTGTGATCAAAATTAAGGACTCCACAAAGTTTGCTCATCCACAAGAAGTCAACGTCCTTGGTGACGAGCGAACCAAGGTTTTAACGGGACTCACCGGCGGCACCGAGTACGAAATCGAGCTGTACGGTGTCACTTTGGAACAGCGCTCCCAACCAATTACCGGTGTTGCTCGAACAG GCCTGGGCGCTCCAAGAGGCATCCACTTCTCTGAAGTGACTGAGTCCTCGGCCATAGTCCACTGGATCATGCCTCGTGCCAGAGTGGATAGCTACCGCATCATCTATGTGCCTCTCCAAGGAG GCAGCCCAATGACAGTGCTAGCAGATGGGACCGAGACCCAGGCCTTGTTGCCTAACATGTTTCCAGGAGTGACCTATCAGGTCACCATCTTTGCTGGGAAGGGCCTGGAGGAGAGTGACCCGGGGGCAGAGAACATCACCACAG CTCTGGACAGGCCTCAAGCTCTTTCTGCTGTCAACGTCACTGACACGACCGCCCTGCTGCTATGGCAACCAGCTCAGGCCACCGTCGATGGCTACGTCATCACCTACAGCGCAGActcag TGACCCCTGTGATGCAGCACGTTTCTGGGAACACGGTGGAGTTTGAGATGGGCTCCCTAGTCCCTGCCACCCACTACACAGTTGGGGTGTACGCCATGAGGGAGGCACAGAAGAGTGGCACCATCACCACTGAATTCACAACGG ATGTGGATTCTCCTCATGACCTGGCGGCCAGTAACGTCCAGACAGACAGTGCCACTCTCACCTGGAAGCCTCCGCGTGCCGCCATCACCGGATACATCCTCACCTTCACCTCACCCGACGGCACAGTCCGG gAAGTTGTCCTGAGCCCTACAGCCACATCGTACAGCATGAGTGAGCTGAGTGGCTCTTCAGAGTACAGCGTCAGGCTACAGGCCATCGCTGGAGCCCAGCGGAGCCGCCACGTCACCAATGTCTTCACCACCA ttggAGGGTTATACGATGTACCCTAA